A section of the Apodemus sylvaticus chromosome 10, mApoSyl1.1, whole genome shotgun sequence genome encodes:
- the Mrpl45 gene encoding 39S ribosomal protein L45, mitochondrial: MAAPIPRGLSSLSRTLGWWSRQPILVTRSTAVVPVKTKSRFRPPTPEPKFKTEKEFLEYARKAGLVIPQERLERPIHLACTAGIFDPYVPPEGDARMSSLSKEGLTQRTERLRKNAASQLAIRKIKEFDANFKTKDFPEKAKDIFIEAHLCLNNSDHDRLHTLVTEHCFPDMVWDLKYKTVRWSFVESLEPAQVVHVRSSGMVDQSNMYGQVTVRLHTRQTLAIYDRFGRLMYGQEDVPKDVLEYVVFERHLMNPYGSWRMHAKIVPPWAPPKQPILKTLMIPGPQLKPWEEYEETPGEAPKPQPA; the protein is encoded by the exons ATGGCAGCCCCCATACCTCGGGGCTTGTCCTCCTTATCTAGGACTTTGGGATGGTGGTCTCGGCAG CCCATTCTGGTGACTCGGTCCACAGCTGTAGTTCCAGTAAAAACCAAAAGCCGTTTCAGACCCCCGACTCCTGAACCCAAGTTCAAAACAGAAAAGGAGTTTTTGGAATATGCCAGGAAAGCAGGATTGGTTATTCCACAGGAACGGTTGGAGCGCCCTATACATTTGGCCTGTACAG CTGGTATCTTCGATCCCTATGTTCCACCGGAGGGCGATGCTCGAATGTCATCACTTTCAAAGGAAGGACTGACGCAGAGAACTGAGCGGTTGAGAAAGAATGCGGCATCACAGCTGGC AATTCGAAAGATAAAAGAATTTGatgctaattttaaaacaaaagacttCCCTGAAAAAGCTAAGGATATTTTCATTGAAGCTCACCTTTGTCTAAACAA tTCAGACCACGACCGGCTTCATACCTTGGTGACTGAACACTGTTTTCCG gaCATGGTCTGGGACCTCAAGTACAAGACTGTGCGCTGGAGCTTTGTGGAGTCTCTAGAGCCAGCCCAAGTGGTTCATGTCCGTTCCTCAGGGATGGTGGACCAGAGCAACATGTATGGTCAAGTCACCGTGCGCCTGCACACTCGGCAG ACTTTGGCCATTTATGATCGGTTTGGCAGATTGATGTATGGACAGGAAGATGTGCCCAAGGATGTCCTGGAGTATGTGGTGTTTGAAAGACACTTGATGAACCCGTATGGGAGCTGGAGAATGCATGCCAAGATTGTGCCCCCGTGGGCACCCCCTAAGCAGCCCATCCTCAAG ACCTTGATGATTCCTGGTCCTCAGCTGAAACCCTGGGAGGAgtatgaagagacaccaggggAGGCTCCAAAGCCTCAGCCAGCCTGA